One window from the genome of Bradyrhizobium xenonodulans encodes:
- a CDS encoding NAD(P)/FAD-dependent oxidoreductase: MNAPVTRRNAVLGITVAATSLAASSILRAQTAGRVVVVGGGFGGAACARALKRIDAKLQVTLIEPNKTFTSCPFSNEVIAGLREIEAQQFGYDKLAAEGITVVAQAATAIDAQKRSVTATDGTAFGYDRLVLSPGIDFHFEALPGYDDAASEKMPHAWKAGAQTLLLRRQLEAMTDGGTVAIAVPANPSRCPPALYERASLIAHYLKANKPRSKVLILDAKDGFSQQRLFEKAWKELYGDMIERVALSQGGRVTSIDPTTRTIVTEFGNYTPDVANVIPPQRAGRIAGIAGAADATGWCPIDPVTFESKLAPNIHVIGDACLGGGIPKSASAASAQGKACAAAIVNLFAGRAPEAPRLTGVCYNTVAPGYGFSLAGNYQPRGDIFAEVEGGATSPVDAPRELRAREAAEAERWFQTITADTFG; encoded by the coding sequence ATGAATGCGCCGGTGACGCGGCGGAATGCCGTCCTCGGCATCACCGTCGCGGCCACATCGCTCGCCGCCTCCTCGATCCTGCGTGCGCAAACCGCGGGCCGCGTCGTCGTGGTCGGCGGCGGCTTTGGCGGCGCGGCCTGTGCGCGCGCACTCAAGCGAATCGACGCGAAATTGCAGGTCACGCTGATCGAGCCGAACAAGACCTTCACCTCCTGCCCCTTCAGCAACGAGGTGATCGCCGGCCTGCGCGAGATCGAGGCGCAGCAGTTTGGCTATGACAAGCTTGCCGCCGAGGGCATCACCGTCGTCGCTCAGGCTGCGACGGCGATCGACGCGCAAAAGCGTAGCGTGACGGCGACTGATGGCACCGCCTTTGGGTATGACCGCCTCGTGCTCTCGCCCGGCATCGACTTCCATTTCGAAGCCCTGCCCGGCTATGACGATGCCGCATCGGAAAAAATGCCGCACGCCTGGAAGGCCGGCGCGCAGACGCTCTTGCTGCGCCGGCAACTGGAGGCCATGACGGACGGCGGCACCGTCGCGATCGCAGTTCCCGCCAATCCCTCGCGCTGCCCGCCGGCACTTTACGAGCGCGCCAGCCTGATCGCGCATTACCTGAAGGCGAACAAGCCGCGCTCGAAAGTGCTGATCCTCGATGCCAAGGACGGCTTCTCGCAGCAGCGGCTGTTCGAGAAGGCGTGGAAGGAGCTCTACGGCGACATGATCGAGCGCGTGGCGCTCTCGCAAGGCGGCCGCGTCACCTCGATTGATCCCACGACCAGAACCATCGTCACCGAGTTCGGTAACTACACCCCTGATGTCGCCAACGTCATCCCCCCGCAGCGTGCGGGGCGCATTGCCGGGATCGCCGGCGCGGCGGATGCGACCGGCTGGTGCCCGATCGACCCTGTGACCTTCGAGTCGAAACTCGCCCCGAACATCCATGTCATCGGCGATGCCTGCCTCGGAGGCGGCATCCCCAAATCGGCGTCGGCCGCGAGCGCGCAGGGCAAGGCCTGCGCCGCCGCCATCGTCAACCTGTTCGCGGGCCGAGCGCCAGAGGCGCCGCGGCTGACGGGCGTCTGCTACAACACCGTCGCACCGGGTTACGGCTTTTCGCTCGCCGGCAACTACCAGCCCAGGGGCGACATCTTTGCCGAGGTCGAAGGCGGCGCGACGAGCCCGGTCGATGCGCCGCGCGAACTGCGCGCCCGCGAGGCCGCCGAGGCCGAGCGCTGGTTTCAAACCATCACGGCAGACACCTTTGGCTAG
- a CDS encoding xanthine dehydrogenase family protein molybdopterin-binding subunit codes for MNKHVSPKMNRRAFVIGTAAVGAGLAIGLDLPFGGPAIVRAADGSPEVNAWVVVRPDDTVVIRIARSEMGQGSLTGLAQLVAEELECDWSKVTTEYPTPGQSVARKRVWGDFSTGGSRGIRSSQDYVRKGGATARVMLIEAAANEWKVPASECTVAKGVITHKASAKTTTYGKVAEAAAKLTPPADVKLKDPKDWTIAGKGLLRLDTADKTTGAMVYGVDVKLPGMMNAAIKDCPVFGGKLKSYDDAKIANMKGVKKVVKVGDTAVAVVADTWWHAKTALEALPIVWDEGENAKVSSESIAKWLAEGLDDAQPAYVGNKNGDAKAAIASAAKKVEAVYSYPYQNHATMEPMNATALYTADKCEVWCGTQNGEAAFAAVLEASGLPAEKCDVHKVMPGGGFGRRGQTDYVRQAVVIAKQMPGTPIKLLWSREEDMAHGRYHPITQCKMTGAFDANNNLVALHYRLSGQSILFSLRPEALQNGMDPAAFQGVAQSGEAAFGYSVPNLLVEHAMRNPHVPPGFWRGVNVNHNAIYMECFMDELAQAAGQDPLEFRRKLMGNHPKHLAVLNAVAEKIGWSKPAPQGVYRGIAQVMGYGSYVAGAAEISVTDGSKIKVHRIVASTDPGYVVNPAQVERQIAGSFVYGLSALFYGGCTVKDGKIEQTNFDTYNSMRINEMPKVEAVMVPSGGFWGGVGEPTIGVAAPAVLNAYFAATGKRIRSVPLRDQNITFA; via the coding sequence ATGAACAAGCATGTTTCTCCCAAGATGAACCGTCGCGCCTTCGTCATCGGCACCGCTGCCGTTGGCGCCGGCCTCGCGATTGGCCTCGACCTGCCCTTCGGCGGCCCCGCAATAGTCCGCGCCGCCGACGGCTCGCCCGAGGTCAATGCCTGGGTCGTGGTCAGGCCCGACGACACCGTGGTGATCCGCATTGCCCGCTCCGAGATGGGCCAGGGCTCGCTCACCGGCCTCGCCCAGCTCGTGGCCGAGGAGCTCGAATGCGACTGGTCGAAGGTCACGACCGAATATCCGACCCCTGGCCAGAGCGTCGCCCGCAAGCGCGTCTGGGGCGATTTCTCGACCGGCGGCAGCCGCGGCATCCGCTCCTCGCAGGACTATGTCCGCAAGGGCGGCGCCACCGCGCGCGTGATGCTGATCGAGGCCGCCGCCAATGAGTGGAAGGTGCCGGCCTCCGAATGCACGGTTGCCAAGGGCGTCATCACCCACAAGGCATCGGCAAAGACGACGACCTACGGCAAAGTCGCCGAAGCCGCGGCGAAGCTGACGCCGCCGGCCGACGTCAAGCTCAAGGACCCGAAGGACTGGACCATCGCCGGCAAGGGCCTGCTGCGGCTCGATACCGCCGACAAGACCACCGGCGCTATGGTCTATGGCGTCGACGTCAAGCTGCCGGGCATGATGAACGCCGCGATCAAGGACTGTCCGGTGTTCGGCGGCAAGCTGAAGAGCTATGACGACGCCAAGATCGCGAACATGAAAGGCGTCAAGAAGGTCGTCAAGGTCGGCGATACCGCGGTCGCGGTCGTGGCCGACACCTGGTGGCACGCCAAGACTGCGCTGGAAGCATTGCCGATCGTCTGGGACGAGGGCGAGAACGCCAAGGTCTCGAGCGAGTCGATTGCGAAGTGGCTGGCCGAGGGCCTCGACGACGCGCAACCGGCCTATGTCGGCAACAAGAACGGTGACGCCAAGGCCGCGATTGCCAGCGCCGCCAAGAAGGTCGAAGCCGTCTACTCCTATCCCTACCAGAACCACGCCACGATGGAGCCGATGAACGCCACCGCGCTCTACACGGCGGACAAATGCGAGGTCTGGTGCGGCACGCAGAACGGCGAAGCGGCGTTTGCGGCCGTGCTCGAGGCGTCGGGCCTGCCGGCGGAGAAGTGCGACGTGCACAAGGTGATGCCAGGGGGCGGCTTCGGCCGTCGCGGCCAGACCGACTATGTCCGCCAGGCGGTTGTCATCGCCAAGCAGATGCCGGGCACGCCGATCAAGCTGTTGTGGTCGCGCGAAGAGGACATGGCGCACGGCAGGTATCACCCGATCACCCAGTGCAAGATGACCGGCGCGTTCGATGCCAACAACAATCTGGTCGCGTTGCACTACCGCCTGTCCGGGCAGTCGATCCTGTTCTCGCTACGGCCCGAGGCGTTGCAGAATGGCATGGATCCGGCTGCGTTCCAGGGCGTCGCCCAGTCCGGCGAGGCCGCGTTCGGCTATTCGGTGCCCAACCTCCTGGTCGAGCATGCGATGCGCAACCCGCACGTTCCGCCCGGCTTCTGGCGCGGCGTGAACGTCAATCACAATGCGATCTACATGGAATGCTTCATGGACGAGCTGGCCCAGGCCGCAGGTCAGGACCCGCTCGAATTCCGCCGCAAGCTGATGGGCAATCACCCCAAGCATCTGGCGGTGCTCAACGCCGTGGCCGAGAAGATCGGCTGGAGCAAGCCGGCGCCGCAGGGCGTTTATCGCGGCATCGCGCAGGTGATGGGCTATGGCAGCTATGTCGCCGGCGCCGCCGAGATCTCGGTGACCGACGGCAGCAAGATCAAGGTGCATCGTATCGTCGCCTCCACCGATCCCGGCTACGTCGTCAATCCGGCGCAGGTGGAGCGGCAGATCGCGGGCTCCTTCGTCTATGGCCTTAGCGCGCTGTTCTATGGCGGCTGCACCGTCAAGGACGGCAAGATCGAGCAGACCAACTTCGACACCTACAACTCGATGCGCATCAACGAGATGCCGAAGGTGGAAGCGGTGATGGTGCCGAGCGGCGGGTTCTGGGGCGGCGTCGGTGAGCCGACCATCGGCGTTGCGGCGCCGGCGGTGCTCAACGCCTATTTCGCGGCGACGGGCAAGCGCATCCGCTCCGTGCCGCTGCGCGACCAGAACATCACCTTCGCTTGA
- a CDS encoding SoxY-related AACIE arm protein — translation MPTTRRHFLSLAGGVTVAGTLPIVTLRPLRATPAMLTAAIRNVVGEASIRSGKVKLDIPPLVENGNTVPMTVSVASPMTADDYVKSIHVFNEKNPQPNIGNFYLTSSSGRAQVSTRIRLADTQKVVAIARLSDDTFWQVAADIVVTLAACTEEMN, via the coding sequence ATGCCAACCACGCGACGACACTTCTTGAGCCTCGCCGGAGGCGTCACGGTCGCCGGGACGCTCCCGATCGTCACCCTGCGGCCGCTCCGTGCGACACCGGCGATGCTCACCGCCGCGATCCGCAACGTCGTCGGCGAAGCATCGATACGCAGCGGCAAGGTCAAGCTCGACATTCCGCCGCTGGTCGAGAACGGCAACACCGTGCCGATGACGGTGAGCGTGGCGAGCCCGATGACGGCGGACGACTACGTCAAGAGCATCCACGTCTTCAACGAGAAGAACCCGCAGCCGAACATCGGCAATTTCTATCTCACTTCGTCCTCCGGACGCGCCCAGGTCTCAACCCGGATCCGGCTCGCCGACACCCAGAAAGTGGTCGCAATCGCGCGTCTCTCCGACGACACGTTCTGGCAGGTTGCCGCCGACATCGTCGTGACGCTGGCCGCCTGCACCGAGGAGATGAACTGA
- a CDS encoding NADP-dependent oxidoreductase, producing MRALVFKRYGRPDQVGFVDTPRPVPKPNEILVQVHAAGLNPIDNMIPKGTFKPILSFQLPATLGSDLAGVVVEVGSRVTRFKLGDAVFASIFDLSGTGALAEFATVPETAAALKPANLDFVQAASIPMVGLTSWQALKERARLQPGQKVFIPAGAGGIGTFAIQLAKYLGAKVGTTTSTGNLDLVRSLGADEVIDYKKQQFEDVLRGYDAVLGTVRGDAIEKSLRILKPGSAVVSLVGPPDAAFARARGMNVFMVFLFGLLSRKIFRRAKASGAAYSFLFVHADGSQLTELGQLLGAGQIRPVIDKVFPFEQAKDALAYLETGRARGKVVVQIR from the coding sequence ATGAGAGCACTCGTTTTCAAGCGTTATGGCAGACCGGACCAGGTCGGGTTCGTTGATACCCCTCGGCCAGTGCCGAAGCCGAACGAGATTCTCGTCCAGGTCCACGCGGCTGGCTTGAATCCCATCGACAACATGATTCCGAAGGGAACCTTCAAGCCGATCCTTAGCTTTCAGCTTCCCGCCACGCTGGGCAGCGATTTGGCCGGTGTCGTGGTGGAGGTTGGCAGTCGCGTCACCCGCTTCAAGCTGGGCGACGCCGTTTTCGCCAGCATCTTCGACCTCAGCGGCACGGGGGCTCTCGCTGAGTTCGCGACGGTGCCTGAGACTGCCGCTGCGCTCAAACCGGCAAATCTGGACTTCGTGCAGGCGGCCTCGATACCGATGGTTGGACTGACATCGTGGCAAGCGCTCAAGGAGCGCGCACGGCTCCAGCCCGGTCAAAAGGTATTCATCCCGGCAGGTGCAGGTGGCATCGGTACTTTCGCGATCCAGCTCGCGAAATACCTCGGAGCGAAAGTGGGGACGACGACGAGCACCGGAAACCTGGATCTGGTCCGGAGCCTCGGAGCCGATGAGGTGATCGACTACAAGAAGCAGCAATTTGAGGATGTCCTGCGCGGCTACGATGCCGTACTGGGGACAGTCAGGGGCGACGCAATCGAGAAGTCCCTTCGGATATTGAAGCCCGGCAGCGCAGTCGTTTCGCTCGTCGGGCCACCTGACGCTGCATTCGCTCGCGCCCGCGGCATGAATGTCTTCATGGTGTTCCTGTTCGGGTTGCTGAGCCGCAAGATATTTCGGCGCGCGAAGGCAAGCGGCGCGGCGTATTCGTTCCTGTTCGTACACGCCGACGGCAGTCAACTCACAGAACTCGGTCAGCTCCTCGGAGCCGGGCAAATCCGGCCGGTGATCGACAAGGTGTTTCCGTTCGAGCAGGCAAAAGACGCACTTGCATATCTGGAGACGGGGCGAGCCAGGGGGAAGGTCGTCGTCCAGATCCGCTAG
- a CDS encoding carbohydrate ABC transporter permease has protein sequence MSALTQSSPAAARSDAAPEKELRPPSYWPFVVPALVVVLAIIIFPWVFTIWMSLNEWKVGSATTFVGFSNYLRLTSDPRFLEAVGHTLVYTVLSVLLPLILGTLAAVVFHQKFAGRGFLRGIFIMPMMATPVAIALVWTMMFHPQLGVLNYLLSLVGIPAQLWVFHPATVIPSLVLVETWQWTPLVMLIVLGGLAAIPTEPYESAQIDGASFWQVFRFITLPLIMPFLFIAGMIRMIDAVKSFDIIFAITQGGPGSASETINIYLYSVAFTYYDLGYGSAIAVVFFLLIVALAAVMLYARQRMLWTEIARGA, from the coding sequence GTGAGTGCGTTGACACAATCGAGTCCGGCCGCGGCACGGTCCGATGCCGCGCCGGAGAAGGAATTGCGGCCGCCGTCCTACTGGCCGTTCGTGGTGCCGGCGCTGGTCGTCGTGCTCGCCATCATCATCTTCCCGTGGGTCTTCACCATCTGGATGAGCCTGAACGAATGGAAGGTCGGCTCGGCGACCACCTTCGTCGGGTTTTCCAACTATCTGCGGCTGACGAGCGATCCTCGCTTCCTCGAGGCGGTCGGGCACACGCTGGTCTACACCGTGCTGTCGGTGCTGCTGCCGCTGATCCTCGGCACGCTCGCAGCCGTGGTGTTTCACCAGAAATTCGCAGGCCGCGGCTTCCTGCGCGGCATCTTCATCATGCCGATGATGGCAACGCCCGTCGCGATCGCGCTGGTCTGGACCATGATGTTCCACCCGCAGCTCGGCGTGCTGAACTATCTGCTGTCGCTGGTCGGAATCCCCGCGCAGCTCTGGGTGTTTCATCCCGCAACCGTCATTCCGTCGCTGGTGCTGGTCGAGACCTGGCAATGGACGCCGCTGGTCATGCTGATCGTGCTCGGCGGGCTCGCCGCGATCCCGACCGAGCCCTATGAAAGCGCGCAGATCGACGGCGCCAGCTTCTGGCAGGTGTTTCGCTTCATCACGTTGCCGCTGATCATGCCGTTCCTGTTCATCGCGGGCATGATCCGCATGATCGACGCGGTCAAGAGTTTCGACATCATCTTCGCGATCACGCAGGGAGGGCCGGGCTCGGCGTCGGAGACGATCAACATCTATCTCTACAGCGTCGCCTTCACCTATTACGATCTCGGCTACGGCTCGGCGATCGCCGTGGTGTTCTTCCTCCTCATCGTCGCCCTTGCGGCGGTGATGCTCTATGCCCGCCAGCGCATGCTGTGGACCGAGATCGCGAGGGGCGCATGA
- the soxX gene encoding sulfur oxidation c-type cytochrome SoxX — translation MASASVHIAALIAASLACAANADELAPYKITGDGIAEPLTATPGDAARGRALVLTRTTTCILCHSGPFPETRFQGDLAPDLTGAGNRWSVSQLRLRLVDAARFNPETIMPSYYRNDGLVRVGRNFAGKPILSAAEIEDIVAFLATLRD, via the coding sequence TTGGCTAGTGCATCCGTCCATATCGCGGCGCTGATCGCCGCCAGTCTCGCTTGCGCTGCGAACGCGGACGAGCTTGCGCCGTACAAGATCACCGGCGATGGCATTGCCGAGCCGCTCACCGCCACTCCCGGCGATGCGGCGCGCGGACGCGCGCTGGTGCTTACGCGCACCACGACCTGCATCCTCTGCCATTCCGGCCCCTTCCCGGAAACACGATTCCAGGGCGACCTCGCGCCGGACCTCACAGGTGCCGGGAACCGATGGTCCGTGAGCCAGTTGCGGCTTCGACTGGTCGATGCGGCCCGCTTCAACCCTGAGACCATCATGCCGTCCTATTACCGCAATGACGGCCTCGTCCGCGTCGGGCGCAATTTCGCCGGCAAGCCGATCTTGTCGGCCGCGGAGATCGAGGACATCGTGGCTTTTCTTGCAACGCTTCGGGACTAG
- the soxA gene encoding sulfur oxidation c-type cytochrome SoxA — translation MKFWRAIAAAALVAAAPALLAGEIPPDARRSGLAFMGPDTRAMQDDDTSNPGMLFVLDGETLWGKKTGSADKACADCHDDARSSMKGVAARYPAFDKTLARPVTLDQRINLCRADHQQATALPYESRDLLALSAFVAHQSRGAPIFAGDDPQLKPFVARGRNLFMQREGQLNLACTNCHDDNFDKRLAGAPITQGQPTGYPLYRLEWQTLGSIERRLRSCMTGIRAQAYDYGSPELVALELYLMSRARGLPMETPAVRP, via the coding sequence ATGAAGTTCTGGCGCGCGATAGCGGCGGCAGCCCTCGTTGCCGCAGCCCCTGCCCTGCTCGCCGGTGAAATCCCGCCCGATGCACGCCGCTCCGGCCTTGCCTTCATGGGTCCGGACACCCGCGCCATGCAGGATGACGATACGTCCAACCCGGGCATGCTGTTCGTGCTCGACGGCGAGACGTTGTGGGGCAAGAAGACCGGCAGTGCCGACAAAGCCTGCGCGGATTGCCATGACGATGCACGGAGCAGCATGAAGGGCGTCGCGGCCCGCTATCCCGCCTTCGACAAGACGCTGGCGCGCCCGGTCACGCTCGACCAGCGCATCAATCTCTGCCGCGCCGATCATCAGCAGGCGACGGCGCTGCCCTATGAGAGCCGCGACCTCCTCGCGCTGTCCGCCTTTGTCGCCCACCAATCCCGCGGCGCGCCGATCTTCGCCGGCGATGATCCGCAACTAAAGCCCTTCGTCGCGCGGGGCCGCAACCTCTTCATGCAGCGCGAGGGCCAGCTCAACCTCGCCTGCACCAATTGCCACGACGACAATTTCGACAAGCGCCTTGCGGGCGCGCCCATCACGCAGGGACAGCCGACCGGCTATCCGCTCTACCGCCTGGAGTGGCAGACGCTGGGGTCGATCGAGCGTCGGTTGCGTAGCTGCATGACCGGCATCCGCGCCCAAGCCTATGATTACGGCTCGCCCGAGCTGGTCGCGCTCGAGCTCTATCTGATGTCGCGGGCCCGCGGCCTGCCGATGGAAACGCCGGCGGTTCGCCCCTGA
- a CDS encoding ABC transporter substrate-binding protein gives MANHNISRRTLLTGTAAAGALSLTGLPARAEVNWKKYAGTKLEVILAKGPRGDNLQKNIKEFTELTGIQVESEQIPEQQQRQKVVIELTSGRPSFDVVHLSYHVQKRQFEKAGWLADMTPFMKDPALTAPDLVESDFSAAGLQYAKNDKGQMLSLPWSVDYFILYYNKELFQKKGVAIPKTLDEMVAAAEKLTDTKDGTYGFVGRGLRNANMTLWTNFFLDYGGEFLDAKGNILTDGPEAVAATKLYQTLLTKVAPPGVAGFNWMESMASFTQGRSAMWIDGVGWAPPLEDPAASRVVGKVGYTVVPAGPKGQYSATYGDGIGIAAASKNKEAAYLLCQWAISKKQGARLLQAGGGVPFRNSILGDAEVQSGVKMPKEWLQSVIDSAKISKLGLPVVIPVAEFRDLVGAALTSTLSGADPATELKKAHDQYRPILERSEKA, from the coding sequence GTGGCCAACCACAACATCTCGCGCCGCACGCTGTTGACGGGGACCGCCGCGGCCGGCGCGCTGAGCCTGACGGGACTGCCGGCGCGCGCCGAAGTCAACTGGAAGAAATATGCCGGGACCAAGCTGGAGGTGATCCTCGCCAAAGGTCCGCGCGGCGACAACCTGCAAAAGAACATCAAGGAGTTCACCGAGCTCACCGGCATCCAGGTGGAATCCGAGCAGATCCCCGAGCAGCAGCAGCGCCAGAAGGTCGTGATCGAGCTGACCTCGGGCCGGCCGAGCTTCGACGTCGTCCATCTCAGCTATCACGTGCAGAAGCGGCAGTTCGAGAAAGCCGGCTGGCTCGCCGACATGACGCCGTTCATGAAGGATCCGGCGCTGACCGCGCCAGATCTCGTCGAGAGCGACTTCTCCGCCGCCGGCCTGCAATACGCCAAGAACGACAAGGGCCAGATGCTGTCGCTGCCCTGGTCGGTCGACTATTTCATCCTCTATTACAACAAGGAGCTGTTCCAGAAGAAGGGCGTCGCCATCCCCAAGACGCTCGACGAGATGGTCGCGGCCGCCGAGAAGCTCACCGACACCAAGGACGGCACCTACGGCTTCGTCGGGCGGGGCCTCCGCAACGCCAACATGACGTTGTGGACCAACTTCTTCCTCGATTATGGCGGCGAATTCCTCGACGCCAAAGGCAACATCCTGACCGACGGTCCGGAAGCCGTCGCGGCGACGAAGCTCTATCAGACGCTGCTGACCAAGGTCGCCCCGCCCGGCGTCGCCGGCTTCAACTGGATGGAGTCGATGGCCTCGTTCACCCAAGGACGTTCGGCGATGTGGATCGACGGCGTCGGCTGGGCGCCGCCGCTGGAGGATCCAGCCGCATCGCGCGTCGTCGGCAAGGTCGGCTACACCGTCGTCCCCGCCGGACCGAAGGGGCAATATTCGGCCACCTACGGCGATGGCATCGGCATTGCCGCAGCGAGCAAGAACAAGGAAGCCGCCTATCTGCTCTGCCAGTGGGCAATCTCGAAGAAGCAGGGCGCGCGGCTGCTGCAGGCCGGCGGCGGCGTGCCATTCCGCAACTCGATCCTTGGCGACGCCGAGGTCCAGAGCGGCGTGAAGATGCCCAAGGAGTGGCTGCAGTCGGTGATCGACTCCGCCAAGATCAGCAAGCTCGGCCTTCCCGTCGTGATCCCGGTCGCCGAATTCCGCGATCTCGTCGGCGCGGCGCTCACCTCGACACTATCAGGCGCCGATCCCGCAACCGAGTTGAAGAAGGCCCACGATCAATACCGGCCGATCCTGGAGCGCAGCGAAAAGGCGTGA
- a CDS encoding oxidoreductase, whose translation MNTITTKIALVTGASSGIGEATAERLAKAGYKVYGTSRRGAQGKRSFEMLGLDVTSDESVEAAVSKVIRHDGRIDLLVNNAGFGVAPAGAEESSIEQARSIFETNFFGLVRMTRAVVPHMRRQAHGRIINIGSVLGFLPMPYGALYAATKHAVEGYSESLDHELRTRGIRVSVIEPAYTKTPFDANFVEPDAKLDEYREARAHVSKRVNEIMATAEEPGVVADIVLKAASATQPKVRYAAGKLANRLRLLRRFAPAGLVDAGIRKDLRLDAALAPQARHAARAF comes from the coding sequence GTGAATACCATCACCACGAAGATCGCACTCGTTACCGGCGCCTCATCAGGCATCGGCGAGGCGACGGCGGAGAGGCTCGCGAAGGCCGGCTACAAGGTGTACGGCACCAGCCGACGAGGAGCCCAAGGCAAGCGATCGTTCGAGATGCTTGGCCTCGATGTAACCAGCGATGAATCCGTTGAAGCCGCCGTCAGCAAAGTGATCCGGCACGATGGCCGCATCGATCTGCTCGTGAACAATGCCGGTTTCGGCGTTGCCCCGGCAGGAGCGGAAGAGAGCTCGATCGAACAGGCTCGATCGATCTTCGAGACGAATTTCTTCGGACTGGTCCGGATGACGCGTGCCGTCGTGCCTCACATGCGGCGCCAGGCGCATGGTCGCATCATCAACATCGGCTCCGTGCTCGGTTTTCTGCCGATGCCTTACGGGGCGCTCTACGCCGCCACCAAGCACGCAGTGGAAGGCTATTCGGAATCGCTCGACCACGAGCTGCGCACCAGGGGCATCCGGGTCTCGGTCATCGAGCCTGCGTACACGAAGACCCCGTTCGACGCCAACTTCGTGGAGCCGGATGCCAAGCTCGACGAATATCGCGAGGCTCGCGCGCACGTCAGCAAGCGGGTGAACGAGATAATGGCTACGGCCGAGGAACCCGGCGTCGTGGCTGACATCGTCCTGAAGGCGGCCAGCGCCACGCAACCGAAAGTCCGGTATGCGGCCGGCAAGCTTGCCAACCGTCTGCGGTTGCTTCGCAGATTTGCGCCGGCTGGCCTGGTCGACGCCGGGATTCGAAAGGACCTGAGGCTTGATGCAGCACTCGCACCGCAGGCTCGCCATGCGGCCCGAGCCTTCTGA
- the soxZ gene encoding thiosulfate oxidation carrier complex protein SoxZ codes for MAALINVPAKARRGDIIEIRTLTSHIMETGFRHTADGKLVPRDIITSLTCRYNGTEIFRADLFPAIAANPYLSFFTIAKESGKFEFEWIGDNGYSSTASASIIIE; via the coding sequence ATGGCCGCGCTCATCAACGTCCCCGCCAAGGCCAGGCGCGGCGACATCATCGAGATCCGCACGCTGACCTCGCACATCATGGAGACCGGCTTCCGCCACACCGCGGACGGGAAGCTGGTGCCGCGCGACATCATCACGAGTTTGACTTGCCGCTACAACGGCACCGAGATTTTTCGCGCCGATCTCTTCCCGGCGATTGCCGCCAACCCCTATTTGTCCTTCTTCACGATTGCGAAGGAGAGCGGCAAGTTCGAATTCGAATGGATCGGCGACAACGGCTATTCGTCCACCGCATCGGCATCGATCATCATCGAATGA
- a CDS encoding carbohydrate ABC transporter permease — MNARQIIGKIGLWLSVLVIVSPAVLFFLWMASLSLKFEVDNAAYPPVLIPEHFAWKNYADVLASNRFLTYFINSLIVTGSATLLALLVGVPAGYGIARMAAHKSAIVILIARITPGLSYLIPLFLLFQWLGLLGTLVPQIIIHLVVTVPIVIWIMIGYFETTPMELEEAALIDGATRWQVFRHVALPIARPGIAVAFILAVIFSWNNFVFGIVLAGRETRTLPVAVYNMISFDQLSWGPLAAAALIVTLPVLLLTVFAQRQIVAGLTAGAVKGG, encoded by the coding sequence ATGAACGCACGTCAGATCATCGGCAAGATCGGCCTGTGGCTTTCGGTGCTCGTCATCGTGTCGCCCGCGGTCCTGTTCTTCCTCTGGATGGCGTCGCTGTCGCTCAAGTTCGAGGTCGATAACGCCGCCTACCCGCCCGTCCTCATCCCCGAGCATTTCGCCTGGAAGAACTATGCCGACGTGCTCGCGTCCAACCGCTTCCTGACCTATTTCATCAACAGCCTGATCGTCACCGGCAGCGCGACGTTGCTTGCGCTGCTGGTCGGCGTCCCCGCCGGCTACGGCATCGCGCGGATGGCCGCGCACAAATCCGCGATCGTGATCCTGATCGCCCGCATCACGCCCGGCCTCTCCTACCTGATCCCGCTGTTTCTGCTGTTCCAGTGGCTGGGACTGCTGGGCACGCTGGTGCCGCAGATCATCATCCATCTCGTGGTGACGGTGCCGATCGTGATCTGGATCATGATCGGCTATTTCGAGACCACACCGATGGAGCTGGAGGAAGCCGCCCTCATCGACGGCGCCACGCGCTGGCAGGTCTTTCGACACGTAGCCTTGCCGATCGCGCGGCCGGGCATCGCGGTCGCCTTCATCCTCGCCGTGATCTTCTCCTGGAACAACTTCGTGTTCGGCATCGTGCTGGCGGGACGCGAGACGCGCACCTTGCCCGTCGCCGTCTACAACATGATCTCGTTCGACCAGCTGAGCTGGGGCCCTCTGGCCGCCGCCGCGCTGATCGTCACGCTGCCGGTGCTGCTGCTGACGGTGTTTGCGCAGCGGCAGATCGTAGCCGGGCTCACGGCGGGAGCCGTCAAGGGCGGGTGA